Below is a genomic region from Halococcus hamelinensis 100A6.
GGGGAACGAACGCAAACGTCCACCGCGGGATCCACCACCTCAGCCAGGAGTCCTCGGTGTCCTACGAGGAGGCCCACGACCGGCTCGCGGCGTTCGTCGGGGCCTCGGGCGGGCGTTCGGAGATGGTCTTTACGAAGAACACCACCGAGGGCCTGAACCTCGTGGCCTACGCGTGGGGCCTCCGGGAGCTGGGTCCGGGCGACGAGGTGGTGCTCTCGGAGATGGAACACCACTCCGCGCTGGTGACCTGGCAGCAGATCGCGAACCGGACCGGGGCCGACGTGAAGTTCATCGGCATCGACGACGAGGGCCGGCTCGACATGGACCACGCGGCGGAGCTCGTCACCGACGACACCGAGATGGTCTCGGTGACCCACGTCTCGAACACCCTCGGGACGATCAACCCCATCGCCGACCTCGCCGACCTCGCCCACGACCACGATAGCTTCGTCTTCGTCGACGGCGCGCAGGCCGTCCCCCACCAGTCCGTCGACGTCGAGGCGCTCGACGTGGACTTCTACGCCTTCTCGGGTCACAAGATGTGTGGGCCGACGGGCATCGGCGGGCTCTACGGCAAGGAGGACCTGTTGGCGACGATGGAGCCGTTCATGTACGGCGGCGGGATGGTCAGGAAGGTCGCCTTCGACCGGACGACGTGGGCCGAGGTCCCCGAGAAGTTCGAGGCCGGCACGCCCCCGATCGCCGAGGCGGTCGGGCTCGCCGAGGCCGCCGACTACCTCGACGACGTGGGTCTCGAACGCATCGAGCGCCACGAGCGCGACCTCGTGGAGTACGCGATGGGTCGGATGGCCGAGTTCGACGACATCGAGGTCTACGGCCCGCCCGCGGACGAGCGCGCGGGTCTCGTCTCGTTCAATCTGGAGGGGGTCCACGCCCACGACCTCGCGAGCATCATGAACGACCACGCCGTCGCCATCCGACCGGGCGACCACTGCACCCAGCCCCTCCACGACGTGCTCGGGACGGCGGCCTCGGCGCGCGCGTCGTTCTACCTCTACAACACGGAGGCGGAGGTCGACGCGCTCATCGACGCCATCGACGACGCGCGGCAGCTGTTCGGCTGAGCCCCCCGGAATCCTTTTGCGTCGCACAGACCTACTCGGGTTCACTATGAGTATGGGCTCGGACATGTATCGCCAGCAGATACTCGACCACTACAAGAACCCGCGGAACTACGGCGAGCTCGACGACCCCACCTTCTCGCACATCGGCGAGAACCCGATGTGTGGCGACGAGATCGCGGTGGACGTCCAGCTCGCCGACGACGGTGAGACCATCGAGCGCGCGGCGTTTCGCGGGGACGGCTGTGCGATCAGCCAGGCCAGCGCGAGCATGCTCACGGGCGAACTCGCGGGGATGACCCTCGACGAGCTCGACGAGCTGGACCGCGACGACGTGATCGACCTTCTGGGTGTGGACATCAGCCCGATGCGGGTCAAGTGTGCGGTGCTCGTGGAGATGGTGGCCCAGGACGGCGCGGCGATCTACCAGGGCGAGAAGACCAGCATCGAGAAGACCAAAACCGAGTAGACGGTTTCGTGGCCGCTGGGCGGCCAGCGGGCGCGGTGCGGTTGCGGCCAGCGGAAGGCGGTTGCAGTGGCGGGGTTCTCCTGGTGGATGAAGGGCGAGGTCGTTCGAAAGGCGCGGAGCGCCTTTCGTGATGACGAGAGAGCTTCGCTCTCTCGAACCAACGCGGAGCGTCCGAGGGCTTCGGCGGAGGCGGTTGCGGTGCTGTGCGGAGTGGGAAGGTATTGTACCGCGAGCGAGGCGGTTCGACTGGAAGGAGAACCTCGAATGCGAACGGGGAACGCGTGGCCGACCACCGGGAGGTGGTTCGAAAATCTCCGATTTTCGTCACTGAGCGGAGCGAAGCTCCGCGAGGTCCAAAAGAGTCGGAGACTCTTTTGACGATCACGGGAGAGCTTTGCTCTCTCGAACGACCACGACGCGAACGGCGACCGCAGGAAGCCGTGAGCCAAGTGACCCATGAGCGGAGCGAGCGAGCGCAGCAAAAGGTGGGGCGGGGACCCGAGAAGTAAAACCGTGTGGCGGTGAGAGACCTGCTATGATAGACGAGACGGTCGAGGAGATCCGCGAGATGCAGAGCCACAGCTCCTCGGTGGTCGCCGTGAAGGCGGCCCACGCGCTCGCCTCGCTCACCGAGCGCGAGTTCCGGAGCCTCGAGGACTTCGTGCGGGACGTCGAGCGCAACGCCAGCGCGCTCCGGCAGGCCAACCCCTCGCACGCCTCGCTCCAGAACACCCAGCGCGAGATCGTCGCCGCGCTCGACGACGACTTCGACGACATCGACGCGGCGAAAGCACGGGTTCGAGTCGCGGTCCGGCGAGTGATCGAGCGCGTCGAGATGGCGAAGCGCCGGGCCGCGGAGTACGGCGCGATGGCGCTCGAAGACGGGATGACGGTCCTCACCCACGACTACTCCTCGACCGTTCTCGAAGCGATCGAACTCGCGTGTCGCGACGGGGCCGAGCTCACCGTCTACGTCACCGAGGCCCGCCCCCGGTATCTCGGGCGAAAGAGCGCGCGAACCCTCGCGGCGGTCGACCGGGTCGAGCCCCATCTGATAGTCGACGGCGCGTCGGGCCACTACCTCCCCGAGTGTGATCGGGTACTCGTCGGGATGGACTGCATCGTCGACGACACGCTCTACAACAGAGTGGGAACCTTCCCGCTCGCCGCCACCGCCGCCGAGTGCGACGTGCCGGTGACGGTCATCGGTTCGGGGGCGAAAGTCATCGACGAGGGCTTCGTCTTCGAGAACGAGTTCCGGACGAGCAGCGAGGTGATGCGCGAACCCGCGGAGGGCTTCTGGATCGACAACCCGGCCTACGACGCGACGCCCGTTCGGTTGATCGATTCGGTGATCACCGACGAAGGGATGGGTTAGGCTTCGAGGAGCCGCTCGGGGCGGGTCGTGACCGCGGTCGAACAGGCCGGACAGGTGTAGACGAGGGTGTCGGCCTCGTGGTCGACGTTCCAGTCGCCGTCGATCGGACTTTCGTGACCGCACTCGGGGCAGTAGAGGACGTTCTTCCGTCCGGGAGGCCCGTCGGCCTGGCGGTGGGTTGTGGCGGGGGTCATCGAATTATGCTACGAACGCGACGACTATAGGTCTGGCGGGAGAAGCCTCGAAACGCCCGTTGACGCCAAACAATGGTGATATTCCCCGCGAAATCAACGGGCCCGTTCGACCGCGTCGAGCGCCGCGGGATTCTCGATCGAGCTCATGTCGCCGAGCTCCTCGCCCCGATAGACCGAGGCGATCGCCCGCCGGATGATCTTCCCCGACTGGGTCTTCGGGAACTCCTCGACGAACAACACCTCGCGGGGTCTGAACGGCTTGCCGAGGTCGGTGCCGACCCGGTCGCGGAGTTCCTCGCGGAGGTCGTCGGTCTCCTCGACGCCGTCTTCGAGGACGGTGTAGGCCACGACCGCCGTGCCCGTCGTGTCGTCGGGGACACCAACCGCGGCGGCCTGGTTCACCGCGTCGTGGTCCATCAACGCGCCCTCGACCTCGGCCGGTCCCACCTTCCGGCCCGCGACGTTGAGCGCGTCGTCGGCCCGCCCGTGGAGGAACCAGAGGCCGTCCGCGTCCTTCTGGGCCCAGTCGCCGTGGTTCCACAGGGGCGGCTCCTCGAAGGTCGACCAGTACTCGTCGAGATAGCGTTCGTCGCCGCTCCAGAGGGATTTCGTCATCGAGGGACAGGAGTCCCGCGCAACGAGGTAGCCCCGCTCACCTTCGTCGGCGACCGACTCACCCGCCTCGTTCACGATGTCGACCGCCATCCCGAGCCCCGGACCGCCGAGGGTACAGGGTTTCAACGGCTGGATCGGCAGCGGCATCAGGAAACAGCCGCAGATCTCGGTTCCCCCCGAGATGTTCATGATCGGCGTCTCGCCGTTGCCGACGTGTTCGTAGAACCACAGCCAGGACTCCTCGTCCCACGGTTCGCCGGTCGAGCCGAGGAATCGGAGGCTGGAGAGGTCGTGGCCCTCGACCCAGTCGTCGCCCTGCTTGCGGAGCGCGCGGATCGCCGTGGGCGAGATCCCGAACTGAGTGACGTCGTGGTCGTCGATCATCCGCCAGAAGCGGTCGGGTTCGGGGTGGTCGGGCGCGCCCTCGTACATCACCACCGTGCCCCCGAAGGCGTGGTTGCCGAGCAGGGTCCAGGGGCCCATCATCCAGCCGATATCCGAGACCCAGAAGAAGTTGTCGTCGGGTTTCTGGTCGAAGCCGAAGTGGATCTCCTTCGCGCACTGCATCAGGACTCCCGCGTGGGTGTGGACGATCCCCTTCGGCTGGCCCGTCGTGCCCGAGGAGTAGAGCAGGATGGACTCCTGTCCGGAATCGAGGGACTTCGTCTCGTACTCCGGTGACTCGCCCTCGATCGCGTCGGTCCAGGACTCGTCGCGGTCGCCCCACGGGATCGCGCTCGACGCGTCGGCCTCAGCACCCGCATCGGGCACCAGTCCCAGCCGGTCGTAGACGACCGTGTGTTCGACGTGGCCCGCCCGCTCGATGGCGTCGTCGGCAGCCTCCTTCAGCCGGACTTCGCTGCCGCGGCGGTAGAAGCCGTCGCCGGTGAACAATACTGTGGGTTCGGCGTCGGCGATCCGGGTCGCGGTGGCGTCGACGCCGAACCCCGAGAAGACCGGGACCGCTATCGCGCCGACCTTGAAACAGCCGTAGAGGATCGCGATCACCTCGGGGACCATCGGCATGTAGAGCGCCACCGTATCGCCGGTTCCCACTCCGCGGGCTTCGAGCGCGTTCGCGACTCGGTTGGCCTGGTCGTAGAGGTCGCCGAAGGTGACTTCTCGTACGTCGCCGGGTTCGCCCTCCCAGAGACACGCCACGTCGTCCCGACCCTCCCCAGTCGCGTGTCGATCCAGGGTGTTGTGGGCGATGTTGAGCTTCCCGCCGGGATACCAGTTCGAGAACTGCGGGCCGTCCGAATCGTCGCGAACCTCGTCGTACGCCTCGAAGAAGTCGATCCCCAGATACTCGGGGAGTTCGTCCCAGAACCAGTCGACCCCCGACCGTTCGACGCCCTCGACGTCGCCACAGGTCCGTGCGATCAGTTCGTCGTGGTCCGCGATGTCGTACTCCTGCATGAACGCGTGGACGTTCGTGGACTCGACGAACTCTCGGGTCGGTTCGTGGACGAACCCCTCGGTGTCGGAAGCTGACCCCATCGTTCCCGACTATCGAGCCGGCGCTCACAAGAA
It encodes:
- a CDS encoding aminotransferase class V-fold PLP-dependent enzyme, encoding MSTQTEESLDVDRLRSEFPILEREVGDGQRVIYLDNAATSQTPDRVVDAMSDYYRGTNANVHRGIHHLSQESSVSYEEAHDRLAAFVGASGGRSEMVFTKNTTEGLNLVAYAWGLRELGPGDEVVLSEMEHHSALVTWQQIANRTGADVKFIGIDDEGRLDMDHAAELVTDDTEMVSVTHVSNTLGTINPIADLADLAHDHDSFVFVDGAQAVPHQSVDVEALDVDFYAFSGHKMCGPTGIGGLYGKEDLLATMEPFMYGGGMVRKVAFDRTTWAEVPEKFEAGTPPIAEAVGLAEAADYLDDVGLERIERHERDLVEYAMGRMAEFDDIEVYGPPADERAGLVSFNLEGVHAHDLASIMNDHAVAIRPGDHCTQPLHDVLGTAASARASFYLYNTEAEVDALIDAIDDARQLFG
- a CDS encoding iron-sulfur cluster assembly scaffold protein; amino-acid sequence: MSMGSDMYRQQILDHYKNPRNYGELDDPTFSHIGENPMCGDEIAVDVQLADDGETIERAAFRGDGCAISQASASMLTGELAGMTLDELDELDRDDVIDLLGVDISPMRVKCAVLVEMVAQDGAAIYQGEKTSIEKTKTE
- a CDS encoding translation initiation factor eIF-2B — encoded protein: MIDETVEEIREMQSHSSSVVAVKAAHALASLTEREFRSLEDFVRDVERNASALRQANPSHASLQNTQREIVAALDDDFDDIDAAKARVRVAVRRVIERVEMAKRRAAEYGAMALEDGMTVLTHDYSSTVLEAIELACRDGAELTVYVTEARPRYLGRKSARTLAAVDRVEPHLIVDGASGHYLPECDRVLVGMDCIVDDTLYNRVGTFPLAATAAECDVPVTVIGSGAKVIDEGFVFENEFRTSSEVMREPAEGFWIDNPAYDATPVRLIDSVITDEGMG
- a CDS encoding AMP-binding protein; protein product: MGSASDTEGFVHEPTREFVESTNVHAFMQEYDIADHDELIARTCGDVEGVERSGVDWFWDELPEYLGIDFFEAYDEVRDDSDGPQFSNWYPGGKLNIAHNTLDRHATGEGRDDVACLWEGEPGDVREVTFGDLYDQANRVANALEARGVGTGDTVALYMPMVPEVIAILYGCFKVGAIAVPVFSGFGVDATATRIADAEPTVLFTGDGFYRRGSEVRLKEAADDAIERAGHVEHTVVYDRLGLVPDAGAEADASSAIPWGDRDESWTDAIEGESPEYETKSLDSGQESILLYSSGTTGQPKGIVHTHAGVLMQCAKEIHFGFDQKPDDNFFWVSDIGWMMGPWTLLGNHAFGGTVVMYEGAPDHPEPDRFWRMIDDHDVTQFGISPTAIRALRKQGDDWVEGHDLSSLRFLGSTGEPWDEESWLWFYEHVGNGETPIMNISGGTEICGCFLMPLPIQPLKPCTLGGPGLGMAVDIVNEAGESVADEGERGYLVARDSCPSMTKSLWSGDERYLDEYWSTFEEPPLWNHGDWAQKDADGLWFLHGRADDALNVAGRKVGPAEVEGALMDHDAVNQAAAVGVPDDTTGTAVVAYTVLEDGVEETDDLREELRDRVGTDLGKPFRPREVLFVEEFPKTQSGKIIRRAIASVYRGEELGDMSSIENPAALDAVERAR